Proteins co-encoded in one Capillibacterium thermochitinicola genomic window:
- a CDS encoding phosphoribosylanthranilate isomerase encodes MIPVKICGITNLNDALVCQKLGVSALGFVFAPSPRRVSVEQVAQITRHLSPLILKVGVFVDEDPLRIHEVMEACRLDLAQLHGAEKPEHCQILGGRVIKAFRAGRDQPDPEWRGAPLRGILVDSYAANVYGGTGQVFDWALVANYRKLGFPLILAGGLNPENIGAALRRVQPDGIDLSSGVEKSPGIKDPDKIARLMATIRNSSSP; translated from the coding sequence ATGATTCCGGTTAAGATCTGCGGGATTACCAACTTGAACGACGCTCTGGTCTGCCAGAAGTTGGGCGTCTCCGCCCTGGGTTTCGTTTTTGCCCCCTCCCCGCGCCGAGTCTCGGTCGAACAAGTTGCACAGATTACCCGTCACCTTTCTCCTTTGATCCTCAAAGTCGGAGTTTTTGTCGATGAGGACCCCCTCCGCATCCACGAGGTTATGGAGGCTTGCCGTCTTGATTTGGCGCAGTTGCATGGGGCGGAAAAACCGGAGCATTGTCAGATCCTGGGAGGACGGGTGATTAAAGCCTTTCGGGCCGGTCGCGACCAGCCTGATCCCGAATGGCGAGGAGCGCCCCTCCGCGGGATCCTCGTTGACTCCTATGCCGCTAATGTCTACGGCGGAACCGGTCAGGTCTTCGACTGGGCACTGGTGGCGAACTACCGGAAACTCGGTTTTCCGCTGATCTTGGCCGGCGGCTTAAACCCGGAAAACATTGGAGCCGCCCTCCGCCGTGTGCAGCCGGACGGGATTGATTTATCCAGTGGAGTAGAGAAAAGTCCGGGAATTAAGGACCCGGATAAAATCGCCCGCTTGATGGCGACAATCCGGAATTCTTCGTCGCCTTGA
- a CDS encoding anthranilate synthase component I family protein: protein MRRERLCPGFAAGGLSNPSSGCSGRSRLDLERFRQLAAAGYRYIPVYSEQPNDMETPVTIFYKLTEGKGRFLLESLEQDHQRSRYSFIGWNPLLTLKASGDEMTFFEKGRINEGRGDPLTELKKKLDTFQVAPLPELGPFYGGAVGYIGYDYVRLLQKLPVETQPLTNLPDLHWVIPRYLARIDHRTHKITLIVLAAVNPDDIDGSYEKAVRELVMINNRLDRSLPMAPLPNAVPIKDPVSRLTTISRHEFMDLVARVKKHIQSGEVQQVVLSQRIIQEYTGDPFCFYRVLRLLNPSPYLFYLDFGDHQLAGSSPETMVRLEDGLVTLKPIAGTRRRGSSTAEDERLRRELLADEKEQAEHLMLVELGRNELSQVCRFGSIRITELMAVEFYSHVMHLVSTLQGELRPAYSGADLIRAVFPAGTLSGAPKQRALELIERLEPTRREFYGGCVGYLGFNGNLDTCITIRTVLFHGRQAHLQVGAGIVAASEPAKEYEETLNKAAALIVALDQAQGRAIS, encoded by the coding sequence TTGAGACGAGAACGGTTGTGCCCAGGTTTTGCTGCAGGGGGTCTCTCAAACCCCTCCAGTGGTTGTTCCGGCAGGAGCCGCCTGGATCTGGAAAGGTTCCGGCAATTGGCGGCCGCCGGTTACCGGTATATCCCCGTCTATTCCGAACAACCGAACGACATGGAGACCCCGGTGACGATCTTTTACAAGTTAACCGAGGGGAAAGGCCGTTTTTTGCTGGAAAGCCTCGAACAGGATCACCAAAGAAGCCGTTATTCTTTTATCGGTTGGAATCCGTTGTTGACCTTAAAAGCCTCCGGGGATGAAATGACCTTTTTTGAAAAGGGCCGCATTAACGAGGGCAGAGGTGATCCGTTGACGGAACTCAAAAAGAAGCTGGACACTTTTCAAGTCGCCCCTTTACCCGAGCTTGGCCCCTTTTATGGCGGCGCGGTCGGTTATATCGGCTACGATTACGTGCGGCTGCTTCAAAAGCTCCCGGTCGAAACCCAACCACTGACCAACCTCCCCGATTTGCACTGGGTTATCCCCCGGTACCTTGCCCGGATTGACCATCGCACGCACAAAATTACCCTCATTGTCCTGGCCGCGGTCAATCCGGACGATATCGACGGTTCCTATGAAAAAGCCGTCCGTGAACTGGTGATGATCAATAACCGGCTGGACCGGTCCCTCCCCATGGCACCGCTTCCCAATGCCGTACCAATCAAAGATCCCGTCTCCCGGCTCACGACCATTTCCCGTCACGAGTTTATGGACCTCGTCGCCCGCGTGAAAAAACACATCCAGTCCGGGGAAGTCCAGCAAGTAGTCCTCTCCCAAAGAATCATCCAAGAATACACCGGGGATCCTTTCTGCTTTTACCGGGTATTACGGTTGCTTAATCCTTCCCCCTATCTTTTCTATCTCGATTTCGGCGACCATCAGCTGGCCGGCTCTTCACCGGAGACAATGGTCCGTCTGGAAGACGGTCTCGTTACGCTAAAACCTATTGCCGGGACACGACGCCGCGGCTCCTCCACCGCCGAAGATGAACGCCTCCGCCGCGAGCTCCTGGCGGATGAAAAAGAACAGGCCGAACATCTGATGCTGGTGGAACTCGGCCGCAATGAACTCAGCCAAGTTTGTCGGTTTGGAAGCATCCGGATAACCGAACTGATGGCGGTTGAGTTTTACTCCCATGTCATGCACCTCGTCTCAACCCTCCAGGGAGAATTACGGCCTGCCTATTCCGGTGCTGACTTGATCCGGGCCGTCTTTCCGGCCGGAACCCTTTCCGGAGCCCCAAAACAACGGGCGCTGGAGCTCATTGAAAGACTGGAGCCAACCCGGCGGGAGTTTTACGGCGGTTGTGTTGGTTATCTTGGTTTCAACGGGAATCTCGATACTTGTATTACAATCCGCACGGTTTTGTTTCATGGTCGGCAAGCCCACCTACAAGTGGGGGCCGGGATTGTTGCCGCCTCGGAACCGGCAAAAGAATACGAAGAAACCCTGAATAAAGCAGCCGCCCTGATCGTCGCCCTAGACCAAGCCCAGGGCCGAGCCATCAGTTAG
- the trpB gene encoding tryptophan synthase subunit beta: protein MTKEVFPIANFHEWYFGDYGGRYVPETLMAALDELDEAYRRYAMTPEFQEELAALNRFYAGRPTPLYHAERFSRELGKGQIYFKREDLIHTGAHKINNALGQILLAKRMGKRRIIAETGAGQHGVATATVAAKFGLECVVYMGELDMARQALNVFRMRLLGAQVRPVTSGSKTLKDATNEAIRDWVTNVDNTYYLIGSVVGPHPYPKIVRDFQAVIGRETKAQLAELTGRLPNYVVACVGGGSNAMGIFTAFLADAGVKLVGVEAAGRGLQTEQHAAALAKGKPGILHGAKSYVLSDADGQIREASSISAGLDYPGVGPEHSFLKDSGRVEYQTIDDQEALAAFAYLTRTEGIIPALESAHAVAAGMKLARTLKPGEIMVINLSGRGDKDIPTVAETMGVSL, encoded by the coding sequence TTGACCAAGGAGGTGTTTCCCATCGCGAACTTTCATGAATGGTATTTTGGAGACTATGGCGGCCGTTATGTACCGGAAACCCTGATGGCCGCTTTAGACGAACTGGACGAGGCGTACCGACGCTACGCCATGACCCCCGAATTCCAGGAGGAGCTGGCAGCGCTCAACCGCTTCTATGCCGGTCGCCCCACCCCTTTGTATCATGCCGAACGGTTCAGCCGGGAGCTCGGCAAGGGCCAGATTTATTTTAAACGGGAAGATCTGATCCATACCGGTGCCCATAAGATCAATAACGCCCTGGGCCAAATTTTGCTGGCCAAACGCATGGGTAAACGGCGGATCATCGCCGAAACCGGTGCCGGTCAACATGGTGTCGCCACGGCCACCGTCGCCGCCAAGTTTGGGCTGGAATGCGTGGTTTATATGGGAGAATTGGATATGGCCCGCCAAGCCCTGAACGTCTTCCGCATGCGCCTTTTAGGTGCCCAGGTGCGCCCGGTCACCTCCGGCAGCAAAACCCTAAAGGATGCCACCAACGAGGCCATCCGGGACTGGGTGACCAATGTCGATAATACCTACTACCTTATCGGTTCCGTCGTCGGGCCCCACCCCTATCCCAAGATCGTCCGGGATTTCCAGGCGGTAATCGGCCGGGAAACCAAGGCCCAGTTGGCTGAACTTACCGGCCGGCTTCCCAACTATGTGGTGGCTTGCGTGGGGGGCGGGAGCAACGCCATGGGGATTTTCACGGCCTTTCTCGCCGACGCCGGCGTAAAACTGGTCGGGGTCGAGGCGGCAGGTAGAGGTTTACAGACCGAACAGCACGCCGCCGCCCTGGCAAAAGGAAAACCGGGCATCCTCCATGGAGCGAAAAGTTATGTCCTCTCGGATGCGGACGGGCAGATTCGGGAGGCCTCATCCATCTCGGCCGGCCTGGATTACCCCGGCGTCGGCCCGGAGCACAGTTTTCTCAAGGACAGCGGCCGGGTCGAATATCAGACCATTGATGACCAGGAAGCCCTGGCTGCCTTCGCCTATTTGACCCGAACCGAAGGGATCATCCCCGCCTTGGAAAGTGCCCATGCGGTCGCCGCCGGCATGAAGCTCGCCCGTACGCTAAAGCCAGGTGAAATCATGGTCATCAACCTCTCCGGGCGGGGCGACAAAGATATCCCCACAGTCGCCGAAACAATGGGGGTGAGTTTATGA
- the trpC gene encoding indole-3-glycerol phosphate synthase TrpC: MFLAQILQSKAAEVQARKSRTPLAQLELKLKEAPATRCFRESLTGEQIQVIAEIKKASPAKGLLCPDFQPVQLAQAYEASSAAAISVLTDEKFFLGSLDDLAQVKRATRKLPVLRKDFIIDRYQIYEARVYGADAVLLIGAILNGSELAGYIKEAKALGMDALVEVHNEAELATALAAGAEIIGINNRDLKTFRVDLETTLRLREAIPKDKVVVAESGIKSSADLKRLAHAGVNAVLVGEALVTAADPGTALKKLRGGNNDSG, translated from the coding sequence ATGTTCTTGGCGCAGATTCTCCAGTCCAAGGCAGCCGAAGTGCAGGCGCGTAAATCGCGAACCCCCCTCGCCCAATTGGAACTGAAATTAAAAGAAGCCCCAGCCACAAGGTGTTTTCGGGAAAGTTTGACCGGCGAACAGATTCAAGTAATCGCCGAAATTAAAAAGGCCTCTCCCGCCAAGGGCCTTTTATGCCCTGATTTCCAGCCGGTGCAGTTGGCGCAGGCTTATGAAGCTTCGAGTGCCGCTGCGATCTCGGTGTTAACCGACGAAAAATTCTTTTTAGGCTCCCTCGATGACTTGGCGCAGGTGAAAAGGGCAACAAGGAAGCTTCCGGTCCTACGGAAGGATTTCATCATCGATCGCTATCAAATCTACGAAGCACGCGTTTATGGGGCCGATGCAGTCCTTTTAATCGGGGCCATCCTGAACGGGTCGGAACTCGCCGGCTATATAAAGGAAGCAAAAGCTTTGGGGATGGATGCTTTAGTTGAGGTCCATAATGAGGCGGAACTTGCCACCGCCTTGGCGGCCGGGGCCGAAATAATTGGGATTAATAACCGGGATTTAAAGACCTTTCGGGTTGACCTGGAGACCACCCTCCGTTTGCGGGAAGCAATTCCCAAAGACAAGGTGGTCGTCGCCGAAAGCGGGATCAAATCCAGTGCCGACTTGAAACGGCTGGCCCACGCCGGTGTCAACGCCGTCCTGGTCGGCGAAGCACTGGTCACCGCCGCCGATCCCGGTACGGCCTTGAAAAAGCTCCGCGGAGGCAACAATGATTCCGGTTAA
- a CDS encoding CopG family ribbon-helix-helix protein, translating to MVNRRVVVLLPESLLREVDRVAHREYGSRSAFIRDAMRHLLAEKLRTEKREKMAVGYQKMGPLNLELAEEGIGQDLVEFDHYLDRLAAGEDY from the coding sequence ATGGTTAACCGTCGGGTGGTTGTTCTTCTTCCCGAAAGTTTGCTGCGCGAGGTGGATCGGGTTGCGCACAGGGAGTACGGCAGCCGCAGTGCCTTTATTCGTGACGCCATGCGCCATTTATTGGCGGAAAAATTACGGACCGAAAAGCGGGAGAAAATGGCGGTAGGCTACCAAAAGATGGGCCCCCTCAACTTGGAACTGGCGGAAGAAGGGATCGGTCAGGATCTGGTAGAGTTCGACCACTATCTGGACCGGTTGGCGGCGGGTGAGGATTATTGA
- the rplM gene encoding 50S ribosomal protein L13, protein MRTYLAKPDQRERKWYVVDASGQTLGRLASVVARILRGKHRPDYTPNVDCGDHVIVINAEKVVLTGKKLQKKKYYYHSGYPGGLKVRSYQELMENKPEFVVKKAIYGMIPHNRLGRAQIKKLKVYRGPEHPHAAQKPEPLEIKG, encoded by the coding sequence TTGCGAACTTATCTGGCCAAACCAGATCAGAGAGAAAGAAAATGGTATGTGGTTGATGCGAGCGGTCAGACTTTAGGAAGATTGGCCAGTGTGGTTGCCAGGATTCTCCGGGGGAAACACCGTCCGGATTACACCCCTAATGTTGACTGCGGCGATCATGTGATCGTGATCAACGCCGAAAAAGTTGTGCTGACCGGCAAAAAACTACAGAAAAAGAAGTATTATTACCATTCCGGTTATCCGGGAGGTTTGAAGGTAAGGTCTTACCAAGAATTAATGGAGAACAAACCGGAGTTTGTGGTGAAGAAAGCGATCTACGGAATGATTCCCCACAACCGGTTAGGGCGTGCCCAGATCAAAAAGTTAAAAGTTTATCGTGGACCGGAACATCCCCATGCGGCTCAGAAACCCGAGCCGTTGGAGATCAAGGGCTAA
- the truA gene encoding tRNA pseudouridine(38-40) synthase TruA has translation MTTVKLTIAYEGTDFCGFQRQAQGERTVQAELEKALQRLTGEVPKLIAAGRTDAGVHAKGQVVSFTTAARIPVERWPAALNANLPPDLIVWQAEAVPATFHARYSAKTKTYQYIVSRRRWPDPFLRRFSYHYPHPLDVAKLRTAAAALVGEHDFKGFAAAGSAVATTVRRLDRVVVEEEAEELFFTLRGNGFLYKMVRNIVGTLLLIGSGKAEPALVEEILAHGDRRAAGPTAPPHGLTLLSVEY, from the coding sequence ATGACGACAGTTAAACTGACCATCGCCTACGAGGGGACGGATTTTTGCGGCTTTCAGCGACAGGCGCAGGGCGAACGGACGGTCCAAGCCGAACTGGAAAAGGCTTTGCAGCGCCTAACCGGCGAGGTTCCCAAACTGATTGCCGCCGGACGGACCGATGCCGGGGTCCACGCCAAAGGACAAGTGGTCAGTTTTACCACCGCAGCCCGGATTCCAGTGGAACGGTGGCCGGCCGCCCTCAATGCCAATCTCCCGCCGGACCTCATCGTCTGGCAGGCCGAAGCTGTACCGGCCACTTTCCACGCCCGGTACAGCGCAAAAACCAAAACCTATCAATATATTGTTTCCCGCCGCCGGTGGCCCGATCCGTTTCTCCGCCGCTTCTCCTATCATTATCCCCATCCCCTGGACGTGGCCAAGCTCCGGACGGCGGCCGCCGCTTTGGTGGGCGAGCATGATTTCAAAGGTTTTGCCGCCGCCGGTTCGGCGGTGGCGACGACGGTCCGCCGTTTGGACCGGGTGGTGGTGGAGGAAGAGGCGGAGGAGCTCTTCTTCACTCTGCGGGGGAATGGCTTCTTATATAAGATGGTGCGGAATATCGTCGGGACTTTGTTGCTGATTGGCAGTGGGAAAGCGGAGCCCGCTTTGGTTGAGGAGATTCTGGCTCATGGGGACCGGCGCGCGGCCGGGCCGACCGCGCCGCCGCATGGGTTGACGCTGTTGAGTGTGGAGTATTAA
- a CDS encoding type II toxin-antitoxin system PemK/MazF family toxin: MIVKRGDLFFADLNPVVGSEQGGLRPVIILQNNIGNTYSPTTIVAAITSKIKRARLPTHVEIKKDYTKLDRNSVILCEQIRTIDKRRLSEKIGELNEEYMSKVDEALKISLGLIPLD; this comes from the coding sequence TTGATCGTCAAGCGGGGCGACCTTTTCTTTGCCGACTTGAACCCGGTGGTCGGTTCGGAACAGGGTGGACTGCGGCCGGTGATTATTCTCCAGAACAACATCGGGAACACCTACAGTCCGACGACGATTGTGGCGGCGATTACTTCCAAGATTAAACGGGCCCGCCTCCCCACCCACGTGGAGATTAAGAAAGACTATACGAAACTGGACCGGAATTCGGTGATCCTTTGCGAGCAGATCCGGACGATCGATAAAAGACGCCTGAGTGAGAAGATTGGCGAACTGAACGAGGAATATATGAGTAAAGTCGATGAAGCGTTAAAGATTAGTTTGGGCTTGATCCCCCTTGATTAG
- a CDS encoding thiamine diphosphokinase, with protein MQATGKKAILVGGGPVHYGLLRTALAAGYDLLFAVDGGGKPLADLGYQPQFLLGDFDSLPLSYQNELAAKGVQVLRYQQEKDWTDLELALNQIAAQQCHTMLVFGALGGRLDHTLVNISLMYRMEQSGTELVLIGDEQAVTLMTGQGRIRIFPFPGGHFSLLPYPFNAQGVSIWGAKYPLERATLELGSTRGIHNEFLTGPVEVELEAGSLLIIVEGLRHCPEGRTLFQRLPR; from the coding sequence ATGCAAGCAACTGGGAAAAAGGCCATTCTCGTCGGCGGGGGGCCGGTTCATTATGGACTTCTCCGGACGGCATTGGCGGCCGGTTACGATCTGTTGTTCGCGGTCGACGGGGGAGGAAAACCCCTCGCTGATTTGGGTTATCAACCCCAGTTTTTGCTCGGGGATTTTGATTCTCTCCCGTTATCTTATCAAAACGAGTTGGCAGCCAAGGGAGTCCAAGTCCTCCGCTATCAGCAGGAAAAAGACTGGACCGACCTTGAGCTTGCTTTAAATCAAATTGCTGCCCAGCAGTGCCACACGATGTTGGTCTTTGGCGCTTTGGGCGGGCGTCTCGATCATACCCTCGTCAATATCTCATTAATGTACAGAATGGAGCAGTCCGGAACCGAGCTGGTTTTAATTGGCGATGAACAGGCGGTTACTTTAATGACCGGTCAGGGCAGAATAAGGATATTCCCCTTTCCCGGCGGCCATTTTTCGCTGCTCCCCTACCCCTTTAACGCGCAGGGGGTCAGCATCTGGGGGGCCAAATATCCCTTGGAAAGGGCTACTTTAGAGCTGGGGTCAACCCGGGGGATACATAATGAATTTTTAACCGGACCGGTCGAGGTAGAACTTGAGGCCGGTTCCCTGCTGATCATTGTGGAAGGGTTACGGCATTGCCCGGAGGGAAGAACGCTCTTCCAACGACTACCAAGGTAA
- the trpD gene encoding anthranilate phosphoribosyltransferase, whose product MIKESLAKLARGEHLEESEMIAATKAIMEGRASPAQIGSFLTALRLKGETVAEITGAARVMREKAVKISFKAPTVIDTCGTGGDGAQTFNISTTVAFIVAAAGIPVAKHGNRAISSRCGSADVLEALGVKVDLSPEQVEVCLREAGVGFLFAPLFHQAMKHAAGPRKELGFRTVFNLLGPLTNPAAANCQLVGVFAPELTEVVAQVLQRLGVARAVVVHGGDGLDELSLDGVNKATILRSGQMQTVHFQATDLGLPSAPKTSLVGGGPAENARITEAILRGTETGPRLNVVLLNAAAALLAADVVNDLKTGIALARDLVREGKAYAKLEQLRHVGRRA is encoded by the coding sequence ATGATTAAGGAGAGTTTAGCCAAGCTAGCCCGGGGTGAACACCTCGAGGAAAGCGAGATGATCGCCGCCACCAAAGCGATCATGGAAGGCCGTGCTTCACCCGCCCAGATCGGCAGTTTTTTAACGGCGTTACGGCTGAAAGGAGAGACCGTGGCCGAGATTACCGGTGCCGCCAGGGTGATGCGGGAAAAAGCAGTTAAGATCAGTTTTAAAGCCCCAACGGTGATTGACACTTGCGGAACCGGGGGCGACGGCGCCCAGACCTTTAATATTTCAACCACGGTTGCCTTCATTGTGGCCGCCGCCGGGATTCCGGTGGCCAAACACGGTAACCGGGCCATCTCCAGTCGCTGCGGGAGCGCGGATGTGCTGGAAGCCTTAGGCGTTAAAGTTGACTTGTCCCCGGAGCAAGTTGAAGTCTGTCTGCGGGAAGCGGGAGTTGGCTTTTTATTTGCCCCCCTTTTCCACCAGGCCATGAAGCATGCCGCCGGCCCCCGAAAGGAGTTGGGCTTCCGGACTGTCTTCAACCTCCTGGGACCGTTAACCAATCCCGCCGCCGCCAACTGCCAGTTAGTCGGGGTCTTCGCCCCGGAATTAACCGAAGTGGTCGCCCAGGTGCTCCAACGCCTCGGGGTCGCCCGGGCGGTCGTTGTCCACGGCGGTGACGGTCTCGACGAGTTATCCCTTGACGGAGTGAATAAAGCCACTATCCTGCGGAGCGGTCAGATGCAGACCGTCCATTTCCAGGCGACTGATCTGGGCCTGCCGTCCGCTCCCAAAACCTCCTTGGTCGGTGGGGGGCCGGCGGAAAACGCCCGGATCACAGAGGCTATCCTCCGGGGGACCGAGACCGGTCCACGGTTAAACGTCGTCCTGCTCAATGCGGCCGCCGCCTTACTGGCCGCCGATGTGGTTAACGACCTGAAAACAGGGATCGCCTTGGCCCGTGATCTGGTGCGGGAGGGGAAGGCTTATGCCAAGTTGGAACAGTTACGGCACGTGGGGAGGCGAGCCTAA
- the rpsI gene encoding 30S ribosomal protein S9 has translation MAEPKYYGTGRRKTAVAKVWLVPGQGKIMINKRDAKSYFGRRVLEVMVEQPLHQTGTVGKYDVIASVRGGGISGQAGAVRHGIARALLKVDPEYRIPLKRAGFLTRDPRVKERRKYGLKKARKAPQFSKR, from the coding sequence ATCGCGGAGCCTAAATATTACGGCACCGGGCGGCGGAAAACAGCGGTGGCGAAGGTCTGGTTGGTGCCCGGCCAAGGGAAGATCATGATCAACAAGCGCGATGCGAAAAGTTATTTCGGGCGCAGAGTTTTGGAAGTCATGGTGGAGCAACCTTTACACCAGACCGGAACCGTTGGGAAATATGACGTGATTGCGTCCGTGCGCGGTGGTGGCATCAGCGGACAGGCTGGCGCCGTCCGTCATGGCATTGCCCGCGCTTTATTGAAAGTAGATCCGGAGTATAGAATTCCGTTAAAGCGCGCCGGTTTCTTGACCCGTGATCCGCGGGTGAAGGAACGGCGGAAGTACGGCTTGAAGAAAGCAAGGAAAGCGCCACAATTCTCCAAACGGTAA